A region from the Candidatus Equadaptatus faecalis genome encodes:
- a CDS encoding replication-associated recombination protein A codes for MSESENSIFSEENSRLLFETPLAERMRPRTLDEYAGQFGVIGEGKPLRVMLEGGKVPSCVLYGPPGVGKTTLVRLMAKVTGRELLEINAVAAKVETLRELVEKAKGIKRLTGRSAIAFVDELYHFNSKQQNILLPSVEVGDIILVGTTTENPWFEINKTLLSRMVVYTLEPLDEAETVKLLKRALTDEERGLGRLGCTVEDSVLEKIAALAGGDARQALTRLEAAVSSCAMAGGKEITEQTVTESGGGAAQRYDRASNDHYHVISALIKSIRGSDPDAAVYWLARMLSAGDDIRFICRRLCISAAEDIGLADPFALVMAQNAASAVDRVGLPEARIIMSECVIYLACAPKSNSAYLAVGKALKAISDGDLMEVPYHLRNDGEGYVYPHDFPGHWTAQQHLPETRRFYIPGQLGTEIRILERLKKLWKRFSED; via the coding sequence ATGTCTGAATCGGAAAACAGTATTTTCAGCGAAGAAAACAGCAGACTTCTGTTTGAGACGCCTCTTGCGGAACGCATGCGTCCGCGTACGCTTGACGAGTACGCGGGGCAGTTCGGCGTAATCGGCGAAGGAAAGCCGCTTCGCGTAATGCTTGAAGGCGGAAAAGTCCCCAGCTGTGTTTTGTACGGGCCTCCGGGCGTCGGCAAAACTACGCTTGTCCGTCTTATGGCAAAGGTCACGGGCAGGGAACTGCTTGAGATAAACGCGGTCGCCGCCAAGGTTGAAACGCTGCGCGAGCTTGTTGAAAAGGCGAAAGGAATAAAAAGGCTGACGGGACGTTCCGCAATAGCCTTTGTTGACGAACTTTATCATTTCAATTCAAAACAGCAGAACATACTGCTCCCGTCCGTTGAAGTCGGCGACATAATTCTTGTCGGTACCACAACGGAAAATCCGTGGTTTGAAATAAACAAGACACTGCTTTCACGCATGGTCGTCTATACGCTGGAACCGCTTGACGAAGCCGAAACCGTAAAGCTTCTGAAACGCGCACTGACAGACGAAGAACGCGGACTGGGAAGGCTCGGCTGTACGGTGGAAGATTCCGTGCTTGAAAAAATAGCCGCTCTGGCAGGCGGCGATGCGCGGCAGGCTTTAACGCGCCTTGAAGCGGCTGTTTCCTCGTGCGCAATGGCAGGCGGGAAAGAAATTACCGAACAAACTGTAACGGAAAGCGGCGGCGGCGCGGCACAGCGCTATGACAGAGCGTCAAACGACCACTACCACGTGATTTCCGCGCTTATAAAATCAATCAGAGGGTCAGACCCTGACGCAGCCGTCTATTGGCTTGCGAGAATGTTAAGCGCCGGCGACGACATACGCTTTATATGCAGACGGCTCTGCATATCGGCTGCCGAAGACATAGGCCTCGCAGATCCGTTTGCGCTTGTAATGGCGCAGAACGCGGCATCTGCCGTTGACCGAGTCGGGCTTCCCGAGGCGCGGATAATAATGAGCGAATGTGTTATATATCTTGCCTGTGCCCCAAAAAGCAACAGCGCCTATCTTGCGGTCGGCAAAGCGCTGAAAGCTATATCCGATGGTGACCTTATGGAAGTGCCGTACCACCTGCGCAACGACGGGGAAGGCTATGTCTACCCGCACGATTTTCCGGGACACTGGACCGCGCAGCAGCATCTTCCCGAAACGCGCCGTTTCTACATACCTGGGCAGCTTGGCACGGAAATAAGAATACTTGAACGTCTGAAAAAACTCTGGAAACGCTTCAGCGAAGATTAA
- a CDS encoding outer membrane protein transport protein yields MKKILAVVLLVSLLVPAAAFAEGFGVYEWSATGTAMGDNFMFDEEDAAVLAYNPAGITHLKGKHLSFGATWFNPAIKCHFQNTPSVPAYNWKSWNEAKGYKGTTHKNNSYDPVWAGSIFYTHQLNDKHWLGLGVFPRFGNGINFDSTWEGRYDTVSGKITGITIQPTWAFKPSEKWSIALGLDVNYMNLSLSKQIPIHDGAKPLPNLYGDALLDLDGKCTNLGWFVSAMYDFDKKNSAAITYRSSIKHTMDADTEVISDLGNQYANAHGSVTVPDSLSFGFGHKFSDRTRIEFDATWTNWSTYDVLDMSFTPAIQTPTGPMDNYIGVKDWKAAWRFGVGFQHRMNSKWTFLCGYNFDGSPVPDETFDFTVPTGDRHRGSVGFKYNISRDAAITFAYTAIWAASRDVESKVGGADFTSARINDCLTQILSLGFSMKLK; encoded by the coding sequence ATGAAGAAAATTTTGGCAGTAGTTTTGCTTGTGTCGCTTCTCGTTCCGGCAGCGGCATTTGCGGAGGGTTTCGGCGTCTATGAGTGGAGCGCGACGGGAACGGCAATGGGCGACAACTTTATGTTTGACGAAGAAGACGCGGCGGTTCTCGCTTACAACCCTGCGGGCATTACGCATCTCAAGGGAAAACATCTCAGCTTCGGCGCAACGTGGTTTAATCCTGCAATCAAATGCCATTTCCAGAATACCCCAAGTGTTCCTGCTTATAATTGGAAGTCATGGAATGAAGCAAAGGGATATAAAGGCACAACACATAAAAATAACAGCTATGACCCCGTATGGGCAGGCTCAATTTTCTACACGCACCAGCTGAACGATAAGCACTGGCTCGGTCTCGGTGTTTTCCCGCGCTTCGGCAACGGAATTAACTTTGATTCAACATGGGAAGGCCGCTATGATACGGTCAGCGGTAAAATTACCGGTATAACAATTCAGCCTACTTGGGCGTTTAAGCCTTCCGAAAAATGGTCAATCGCGCTTGGACTTGACGTGAACTATATGAACCTTTCGTTGTCAAAGCAAATACCAATACATGACGGTGCAAAGCCACTACCAAATCTGTACGGAGATGCGTTGCTCGATCTTGATGGCAAATGCACAAATCTCGGCTGGTTTGTTTCAGCAATGTATGACTTTGACAAGAAAAATTCCGCAGCAATTACCTATCGCTCAAGTATTAAACATACAATGGATGCTGATACAGAAGTCATTTCTGATTTGGGCAATCAGTATGCAAATGCGCACGGCAGCGTTACTGTACCTGACTCACTTTCATTTGGGTTCGGTCATAAATTCAGCGACAGAACAAGAATTGAATTTGACGCGACATGGACAAACTGGTCAACCTATGATGTGCTTGATATGTCATTTACACCTGCAATTCAAACGCCAACAGGACCTATGGATAACTATATCGGCGTTAAAGACTGGAAAGCTGCGTGGCGTTTCGGTGTAGGCTTTCAGCACAGAATGAACAGCAAATGGACGTTCCTTTGCGGCTATAACTTTGACGGAAGCCCTGTGCCTGACGAAACCTTTGACTTTACAGTCCCGACGGGAGACAGACACCGCGGCAGCGTGGGCTTTAAGTACAATATCAGCAGGGATGCGGCGATTACGTTTGCTTATACCGCAATTTGGGCAGCCTCCAGAGACGTTGAATCCAAGGTTGGCGGAGCAGATTTTACCTCCGCGCGTATCAACGACTGCCTGACGCAGATTCTTTCGCTCGGCTTCAGCATGAAACTTAAATAG
- a CDS encoding rubredoxin → MKKYVCTVCGYIYDPEKGDPDGGIAPGTPFEEIPDDWSCPVCGVAKDLFEVCD, encoded by the coding sequence ATGAAGAAATACGTCTGCACGGTCTGCGGTTACATATACGATCCCGAAAAGGGAGACCCCGACGGCGGTATTGCGCCCGGGACGCCTTTTGAAGAAATTCCTGACGACTGGTCATGCCCCGTATGCGGAGTCGCCAAAGATTTGTTTGAGGTTTGCGATTAA
- a CDS encoding phosphoenolpyruvate carboxykinase (ATP), translated as MSTIGYFDNLEEFKKLHALPVRTTIESAFYGNNVVRVNDVAEAYELAKKSAGTVELTGLPVCHNAELGLPEGANVLLFNDGAVFGRTAAARRIVGWPEVDVKKICTILREAIHNARERKFYTADAIIGLDEDFMTRAHIMLPEGHENNLYNWLLNFQYANEEYEKRYANSRPLPNDGDIFVYGDPYWSHPDFPLGLAFFSPEQNCAAILGMRYFGEFKKGTLTLAWGIGARNGYVACHGGLKRYQLKDGSGKKYVLAAFGLSGSGKSTITHAKHGGKYDVTVLHDDAVVINVKEKYAIALEPAYFDKMADYPIGCPDNKYLLSLQNLGVTKTKDGKLIAVSEDIRNGNGRAIKSRYWSPNRIDRIDEPINAVCWLMKDSSLPPVVKLTGASLASVMGATLATIRTSAEHLAPGVDPNALVIECYANPFRTYPLSMDYERFRQLFEDGVECYILNTGSFLDKKVPKEMTLEILEKIVEGKANFVPFGSLPGIELLEIEGFVPDLSDAAYKELFIKRMEDRVKFVNSRETEKGGVDALPADAKEALAKVMEAARKA; from the coding sequence ATGTCAACAATAGGGTATTTTGACAATCTTGAGGAATTTAAGAAACTTCATGCGCTTCCGGTGAGAACGACTATTGAGTCAGCTTTCTACGGAAACAACGTTGTGCGCGTTAATGACGTCGCCGAAGCTTACGAGCTTGCGAAGAAAAGCGCCGGCACAGTTGAGCTTACGGGGCTTCCTGTCTGCCACAATGCGGAACTCGGACTGCCGGAAGGCGCAAACGTTCTTTTGTTCAACGACGGCGCGGTTTTCGGCCGCACGGCGGCAGCTAGAAGAATAGTCGGCTGGCCGGAGGTTGACGTTAAAAAAATATGCACTATTCTGCGCGAAGCAATACACAACGCGCGCGAAAGAAAATTCTACACCGCTGACGCTATTATCGGGCTTGACGAAGATTTTATGACGCGTGCCCATATTATGCTTCCTGAAGGACACGAAAACAATCTTTACAACTGGCTGCTCAATTTCCAGTATGCAAACGAAGAATACGAAAAACGCTACGCAAATTCCCGTCCGCTTCCGAATGACGGAGACATTTTCGTCTACGGCGACCCGTACTGGTCACACCCCGATTTCCCGCTCGGTCTTGCGTTCTTCTCACCTGAGCAGAACTGCGCGGCAATTCTCGGCATGCGCTATTTCGGCGAATTCAAAAAAGGCACGCTCACGCTTGCCTGGGGCATCGGCGCGAGAAACGGATACGTTGCGTGCCACGGCGGACTGAAACGCTATCAGCTTAAGGACGGAAGCGGCAAAAAATACGTGCTTGCGGCGTTCGGACTTTCAGGCTCAGGCAAATCCACAATCACGCACGCAAAGCACGGCGGCAAATATGACGTTACGGTACTTCACGACGACGCCGTTGTTATAAACGTCAAGGAAAAATACGCGATAGCCCTTGAGCCTGCCTATTTTGACAAAATGGCAGACTATCCGATAGGCTGTCCGGACAACAAATATCTGCTTTCACTGCAAAATCTCGGCGTAACGAAAACGAAGGACGGAAAGCTTATAGCTGTCAGCGAAGACATACGCAACGGAAACGGCAGAGCAATCAAATCGCGCTACTGGTCGCCGAACAGAATAGACAGAATTGACGAACCGATTAACGCCGTTTGCTGGCTTATGAAAGATTCATCGCTGCCCCCTGTTGTCAAACTCACCGGAGCGTCCCTCGCCTCGGTAATGGGCGCGACCCTTGCCACAATCCGCACCTCTGCGGAGCATCTTGCCCCCGGCGTTGACCCGAACGCTCTTGTAATAGAGTGCTACGCAAACCCGTTCAGAACTTATCCGCTTTCAATGGACTACGAGCGTTTCCGCCAGCTTTTTGAAGACGGCGTAGAGTGCTACATTCTTAACACGGGCTCGTTCCTTGACAAAAAAGTTCCGAAAGAGATGACGCTGGAAATTCTTGAAAAGATTGTTGAAGGCAAGGCCAATTTCGTTCCGTTCGGCAGTCTCCCCGGAATTGAATTGCTTGAGATAGAAGGCTTTGTCCCTGATTTGTCAGATGCGGCATACAAGGAACTGTTCATCAAACGCATGGAAGACCGCGTCAAATTCGTGAACTCGCGCGAAACCGAAAAGGGCGGCGTTGACGCTCTTCCGGCAGACGCCAAGGAAGCGCTTGCAAAGGTTATGGAAGCCGCGCGCAAAGCGTAG
- a CDS encoding Rrf2 family transcriptional regulator, which translates to MNPVVGLPEPLLLGLHALGELGAEPEKCLTTSEIAAKIGTTEPHLSKVLQRLNKNGFIKSIRGPGGGYVLNCNPEETELAPIFELLGGSFSPSGCVIGCSKKVCFISSMLNELSREMNKYLCSRTLKEFIYYYQNSGQVSIDITVTPK; encoded by the coding sequence ATGAACCCTGTTGTTGGGCTTCCCGAACCGCTTTTGCTTGGCTTGCACGCCTTGGGAGAGCTTGGCGCGGAGCCTGAAAAATGTCTTACGACAAGCGAGATAGCGGCTAAGATAGGCACGACGGAGCCGCATCTTTCAAAGGTTTTGCAGAGGCTTAACAAGAACGGCTTTATAAAGTCAATAAGGGGACCAGGCGGCGGTTACGTTTTAAACTGCAATCCCGAGGAAACAGAGCTTGCGCCGATTTTTGAGCTTTTGGGCGGTTCTTTCAGTCCGAGCGGCTGCGTGATAGGCTGCAGCAAGAAAGTGTGTTTTATCAGCTCAATGCTGAACGAGCTTTCGCGCGAAATGAACAAATATCTCTGCTCACGCACGCTGAAGGAATTTATTTATTATTATCAGAATTCGGGTCAGGTAAGCATAGACATTACCGTGACTCCGAAATAA
- a CDS encoding transketolase, translated as MKVADEIRGFKAKEISEEGLAELQEAARRGRISSVLATSVANSGHPGGALSSMDIYTLLLAVANVSPKTADDVERDRIVVSHGHTSAGFYSALAEYGFFKAEDMIANFRRTGSAFQGHVERCVSGVDWGTGNLGQGLSAGVGFALAARARNSQARTWVVMGDGEQVKGQVAEARRIAVKEKLANLTAIVDWNNIQIGGNLEDVMPSNIKELWEADGWRVFTCDGHSFKQMYAALRDAANCDGCAVVLCRTVMGKGVSFMQNVATYHGKTVSGEQLEQALSELGGDVKQYEAAAAKRKEALVLGREDKAEAAVLDLGTPKTYTAEDKKDNRGAFGTALAEVGALNYKKEGRTPLLVFDCDLAGSVMVKDFGKACPDNFVEAGIQEHCVATTAGSASTAGVVTLWADFGAFGSDEVYNQQRLNDINCANTKTVLTHSGLDVGEDGMTHQCVDYVGLFRNTYGWKVVVPADPNQTDRATRWMLTEPGCVCEAMGRSKCPVVLKENGEPFFGGDYKFEYGKIDVVREGKDAVILAMGHFVNRALAARDILKAKGIDASVLHCASPLAINTDELLALLKDKPLVTCEDHNVNSGMGSIVAMQLARAGKAVKLKNMGAAHYGMSGKSDEVMAEMKLAPEDIAAEVEALLK; from the coding sequence ATGAAAGTCGCCGACGAAATTCGCGGATTTAAAGCAAAGGAGATAAGTGAAGAAGGGCTCGCAGAGCTGCAGGAAGCGGCAAGGAGAGGAAGAATATCTTCCGTTCTCGCCACCTCTGTTGCAAATAGCGGTCACCCCGGCGGGGCACTTTCTTCAATGGATATATACACGCTGCTGCTTGCAGTTGCCAACGTTTCGCCCAAAACAGCAGACGACGTTGAGAGAGACAGAATAGTTGTCAGCCACGGGCATACGTCTGCGGGCTTCTATTCGGCGCTTGCTGAATACGGTTTCTTTAAAGCGGAAGACATGATTGCAAATTTCAGACGCACAGGCAGCGCATTTCAGGGGCACGTAGAACGCTGTGTCTCCGGAGTTGACTGGGGCACGGGCAACCTCGGACAGGGGCTGTCGGCAGGCGTTGGTTTCGCGCTTGCGGCGCGTGCGAGAAACTCGCAGGCACGCACCTGGGTCGTCATGGGCGACGGCGAACAGGTCAAGGGACAGGTCGCGGAAGCGCGCCGCATTGCGGTCAAGGAAAAACTTGCAAATCTTACGGCGATAGTTGACTGGAACAATATACAGATAGGCGGAAATCTTGAAGACGTTATGCCTTCAAATATTAAAGAACTTTGGGAGGCGGACGGCTGGAGGGTATTTACCTGCGACGGTCATTCCTTCAAACAGATGTATGCAGCCCTGCGCGACGCCGCAAACTGCGACGGGTGCGCAGTAGTGCTTTGCAGGACGGTTATGGGCAAGGGCGTTTCATTTATGCAGAACGTTGCGACATATCACGGCAAAACAGTCTCAGGCGAACAGCTTGAACAGGCATTGTCAGAGCTTGGCGGCGATGTAAAGCAGTATGAGGCGGCAGCTGCAAAACGCAAAGAGGCACTTGTTCTCGGACGCGAAGACAAGGCTGAAGCCGCCGTGCTTGACCTTGGTACGCCGAAAACCTACACGGCGGAAGACAAAAAGGATAACCGCGGCGCATTCGGAACAGCGCTGGCAGAGGTTGGAGCGCTTAACTACAAAAAGGAAGGCAGAACGCCGCTGCTCGTGTTTGACTGCGACCTCGCCGGCTCCGTTATGGTAAAGGATTTCGGCAAAGCCTGCCCTGACAATTTTGTAGAGGCAGGTATTCAGGAGCACTGCGTGGCGACGACGGCGGGTTCTGCCTCAACGGCGGGCGTTGTTACTCTTTGGGCTGATTTCGGAGCTTTCGGAAGCGATGAAGTGTACAACCAGCAGCGCCTTAACGACATAAACTGCGCAAACACCAAGACGGTGCTCACACATTCGGGACTTGACGTAGGCGAAGACGGAATGACGCACCAGTGTGTTGATTACGTTGGACTTTTCCGCAATACCTACGGCTGGAAAGTCGTTGTTCCCGCAGATCCCAACCAGACGGACAGAGCTACCCGCTGGATGCTTACGGAACCGGGCTGCGTCTGCGAGGCAATGGGCAGAAGCAAATGCCCTGTCGTTCTCAAAGAAAACGGAGAGCCGTTCTTCGGCGGGGATTACAAATTTGAATACGGCAAAATCGACGTTGTACGCGAAGGCAAAGACGCGGTTATTCTTGCCATGGGACATTTTGTGAACCGCGCGCTTGCCGCGAGAGACATTCTGAAAGCCAAAGGCATTGACGCGTCAGTTCTTCACTGCGCCTCGCCGCTTGCGATAAATACTGACGAACTGCTTGCGCTTCTCAAAGACAAACCGCTTGTTACCTGCGAAGACCACAACGTAAATTCAGGTATGGGTTCAATTGTTGCAATGCAGCTTGCACGCGCCGGAAAAGCCGTTAAACTCAAAAACATGGGCGCGGCGCACTACGGTATGTCGGGCAAGAGCGACGAGGTTATGGCTGAAATGAAGCTTGCGCCGGAAGACATTGCGGCTGAGGTTGAGGCGCTTCTCAAATAA
- a CDS encoding tRNA (adenine-N1)-methyltransferase, which produces MIEYGDLVYIWNPKKGDSYMVKVTQGASLGTHFAQIYHDELVKHDFGEGVWTEKGDLYYLLHPSLGDYTRHIRRQTQIIFPKDAGYIIQHLNLFPGCTYVECGTGSGSLCCTVAHFVGENGKVCTYDRRPEFSELARKNAERWGVADRIEFNVRELSEGFKERDADAVYIDIPKPWEHIDKAYEALKAGCHLGVLVPTVNQITLTLEALEEFNFVDVRVCEIMLRDYKTDPRRIRPQDTMIGHTGYLIFAVKTLPLPKRPAGSGNDTETEQPEEE; this is translated from the coding sequence ATGATTGAATACGGAGACCTCGTTTATATCTGGAACCCCAAAAAGGGCGACAGTTACATGGTAAAGGTTACGCAGGGCGCGTCTCTCGGCACGCATTTTGCGCAGATTTACCATGACGAGCTCGTCAAGCATGATTTCGGAGAAGGCGTATGGACTGAAAAGGGAGATCTTTACTATCTGCTTCACCCGTCGCTCGGCGACTATACGCGCCACATACGCAGGCAGACGCAGATAATCTTTCCGAAAGACGCCGGCTATATTATTCAGCACCTTAATCTTTTCCCCGGCTGTACCTACGTGGAATGCGGCACAGGTTCGGGAAGTCTCTGCTGCACCGTGGCGCACTTTGTCGGAGAAAACGGAAAAGTCTGCACGTATGACAGACGCCCTGAATTTTCAGAGCTTGCAAGAAAAAATGCCGAGCGCTGGGGTGTTGCGGACAGGATAGAATTCAACGTTCGCGAGCTGTCGGAAGGCTTTAAGGAACGCGATGCAGACGCCGTCTACATTGATATTCCGAAGCCGTGGGAGCATATAGACAAGGCTTACGAAGCGCTGAAAGCAGGCTGCCACCTCGGAGTGCTTGTTCCTACGGTGAACCAGATTACGCTGACGCTCGAAGCGCTTGAAGAATTTAATTTTGTTGACGTCCGCGTCTGCGAAATTATGCTCCGCGACTACAAAACAGACCCGCGCCGCATACGTCCGCAGGACACAATGATAGGACACACGGGCTATCTCATATTTGCCGTTAAAACGCTTCCTTTGCCGAAGCGCCCTGCGGGAAGCGGAAACGACACGGAAACGGAACAGCCCGAAGAAGAATAA
- a CDS encoding sodium:alanine symporter family protein: MEYIWQLNGKINAIVWGPWMLALLVGTGVWFTFILGFPQIKYFSATFREVFGKILHKSEQEGMISSFAAMSTALAATVGTGNIAGVATALHIGGPGALVWMLISAFFGMTTKFCEVSLAVRYREKNEKGEIRGGTMYILEKALGMRWLALLFAWFALIASFGIGDMVQANSTAEGFYMAFHVPHVYTAAILAFLTGLVICGGLTRIAAVATYLVPFMSIFYIVCASAVVLNNVQNIPYAVSTALQGAFGNPMAIPGALGGWAVKAAITKGISRGVFSNEAGLGSAPMVHCTAMVDHPCRQGLYGIFEVFADTIVICSLTVLTILTSGVLTSQPELTGAQLTLSAFSETLGNTGTLILSLGLALFALSTILGWYWYGETALTYIFGHKGTGIYKAAFLILLFVGGWGGAEILANIWDLSDTMNGLMAIPNLIGLLLLSKELRRLTKDFDSKRKSGELKL; the protein is encoded by the coding sequence ATGGAATATATCTGGCAGCTTAATGGCAAAATCAACGCTATTGTGTGGGGGCCGTGGATGCTTGCGCTTTTGGTCGGAACCGGAGTATGGTTCACGTTTATCCTCGGTTTTCCGCAGATTAAGTATTTTTCAGCAACATTCAGGGAAGTATTCGGCAAAATTCTGCATAAAAGCGAACAGGAAGGAATGATATCTTCCTTCGCGGCAATGTCCACCGCTTTGGCGGCGACAGTCGGCACCGGAAACATAGCGGGAGTTGCGACTGCCCTTCATATCGGCGGCCCCGGCGCTCTTGTGTGGATGCTTATTTCAGCTTTCTTCGGCATGACGACAAAATTCTGCGAAGTTTCCCTGGCAGTGCGTTACCGCGAGAAAAACGAAAAGGGCGAAATACGCGGCGGCACAATGTACATACTTGAAAAAGCTCTCGGTATGCGCTGGCTTGCGTTGCTCTTCGCATGGTTCGCGCTCATTGCCTCGTTCGGCATAGGTGATATGGTGCAGGCAAACTCAACTGCGGAAGGTTTTTACATGGCATTTCACGTGCCGCACGTGTACACCGCGGCAATTTTGGCGTTTCTGACGGGACTGGTAATTTGCGGCGGCTTAACAAGAATCGCTGCGGTTGCCACCTACCTTGTTCCGTTTATGTCAATTTTCTATATAGTTTGCGCGAGTGCCGTTGTTCTTAATAATGTACAGAATATTCCCTATGCAGTATCAACAGCCCTGCAGGGTGCTTTCGGCAATCCGATGGCAATCCCTGGCGCTCTCGGCGGCTGGGCGGTAAAAGCCGCAATTACAAAAGGAATATCGCGCGGCGTTTTCTCCAACGAAGCAGGTCTTGGTTCCGCGCCTATGGTGCACTGCACGGCTATGGTGGATCACCCTTGCAGACAGGGGCTTTACGGAATTTTTGAAGTGTTTGCCGATACGATAGTTATCTGCTCGCTCACAGTGCTTACGATACTTACCAGCGGCGTTCTTACATCGCAGCCTGAGCTTACCGGTGCGCAGCTGACGCTTTCAGCTTTCAGCGAAACTCTCGGAAACACCGGCACGCTAATTTTGTCGCTCGGGCTTGCACTTTTTGCGCTGTCAACCATCCTCGGCTGGTACTGGTACGGCGAAACAGCCCTGACATACATTTTTGGTCATAAAGGTACCGGCATTTACAAAGCGGCATTCCTTATTCTGCTCTTTGTCGGCGGCTGGGGCGGAGCCGAAATACTGGCAAATATTTGGGACTTGTCCGATACAATGAACGGGCTTATGGCAATTCCCAACCTTATAGGTCTGCTGCTTCTTTCAAAAGAACTCCGCAGACTGACAAAAGATTTTGACAGCAAACGCAAAAGCGGTGAACTGAAACTGTAG
- a CDS encoding epoxyqueuosine reductase QueH has translation MAKKLLLHICCAPDATIPWPEYIAEGFETTGYFYGSNIHPEEEYEKRLEALKTLKASVGASVVLPEYTPSAWFSRAETFAAEPEGGKRCEVCFRAQLEAAAEYAAKNGYDAVSTTLTISPHKNVTLINKIGAETAEKYGVEWIERVWRKNNGFKRSVGESRRLGLYRQNYCGCVYSLRSGGETE, from the coding sequence ATGGCGAAAAAACTTCTGCTCCATATCTGCTGCGCTCCGGACGCGACAATTCCGTGGCCGGAATACATAGCGGAAGGTTTTGAGACAACCGGATATTTTTATGGCAGCAATATTCACCCGGAAGAAGAATACGAAAAAAGACTGGAAGCTCTGAAAACGCTCAAAGCGTCTGTAGGGGCTTCTGTTGTTTTGCCCGAATACACGCCGTCTGCGTGGTTCTCTCGCGCAGAGACATTTGCCGCTGAGCCCGAGGGCGGCAAACGCTGCGAAGTATGTTTCCGCGCACAGCTTGAGGCAGCCGCCGAATATGCGGCAAAAAACGGCTATGACGCAGTTTCAACGACGCTGACTATAAGCCCTCACAAAAACGTCACGCTGATTAACAAAATCGGTGCCGAAACGGCTGAAAAGTACGGTGTAGAATGGATAGAAAGGGTATGGCGGAAAAACAACGGCTTCAAACGCTCTGTTGGCGAAAGCAGACGGCTGGGGCTGTACAGACAGAATTACTGCGGATGTGTGTATTCGCTTCGCAGCGGAGGAGAAACGGAATGA
- a CDS encoding aminopeptidase P family protein yields MKNVLKRIEKLREYLSLTNCGAFVVMNDEDSNWESLYYLSGFRGTCGALVVYPDDEELILDGRYFEQGSAQSPLKTVQMNTSVAQDVRESLKKHGTKSVLCEAEHTSYSLWKAAMPENTIWTAADDFIMSLRRTKDEEEILCIKKAAEIGAKAFLNTLDNVRDGMKEKEFEALLNYNISMLGGETGFDMIVASGVRSSMPHGRATDKEIKRGEIVTVDYGARVSGYFCDITRNFTIGSAGERVKELHAILSEAHNGCAAALKSGIPGWEVHELAVKMLGVHELDKYFTHGLGHGFGLSIHEYGLLSKKQKFMLQAGDTLTVEPGVYIEGWGGLRLEDDYLVTENGAERLTTGIEQKLFEA; encoded by the coding sequence ATGAAAAACGTATTGAAACGCATTGAAAAACTTCGTGAATATCTGAGCCTGACAAACTGCGGCGCTTTTGTCGTTATGAACGATGAAGACTCAAACTGGGAGAGCCTTTATTATTTGAGCGGTTTTCGCGGCACCTGCGGGGCATTGGTCGTTTATCCTGACGATGAGGAGCTTATCCTTGACGGCCGCTATTTCGAGCAGGGCTCTGCGCAGTCGCCGCTGAAAACGGTGCAGATGAACACGAGTGTCGCGCAGGACGTGCGCGAGAGCCTGAAAAAGCACGGAACAAAAAGCGTACTCTGCGAAGCGGAACATACAAGCTATTCGCTGTGGAAAGCGGCAATGCCTGAAAACACGATCTGGACTGCGGCGGACGATTTTATAATGAGCCTGCGCCGTACAAAAGACGAGGAAGAGATACTGTGCATTAAAAAAGCGGCTGAAATCGGAGCAAAAGCTTTTTTGAATACTCTTGACAATGTCAGGGACGGTATGAAGGAAAAGGAATTTGAGGCTCTTCTCAATTACAACATTAGCATGCTCGGCGGCGAAACAGGTTTTGATATGATAGTCGCTTCCGGAGTGCGCAGCTCAATGCCGCACGGCAGGGCGACAGACAAAGAAATAAAGCGCGGGGAAATAGTAACGGTTGATTACGGAGCAAGAGTCAGCGGCTATTTCTGCGACATAACGAGAAATTTTACAATAGGCTCTGCTGGTGAAAGAGTAAAAGAATTGCATGCAATTTTATCTGAAGCGCACAACGGCTGCGCGGCTGCGCTCAAATCGGGAATACCAGGCTGGGAAGTGCATGAGCTTGCGGTAAAGATGCTCGGAGTTCACGAACTGGACAAATATTTTACGCACGGGCTCGGTCACGGCTTCGGTCTTTCAATCCACGAATACGGACTGCTCTCCAAAAAACAGAAATTTATGCTGCAGGCGGGGGACACGCTTACGGTTGAGCCTGGCGTATATATTGAGGGCTGGGGCGGTCTGAGGCTTGAAGACGACTACCTTGTAACCGAAAACGGCGCCGAACGGCTTACAACGGGCATAGAACAGAAACTGTTTGAAGCGTAA